In Deltaproteobacteria bacterium, the DNA window GAAAAACGTCCCACAGTAAGTAAAGCCGGTTCGACGGGATCTACCCGGCGGCTGACAACGGTCTGCAAGGTACAGACCAACTGCGCACCCGTTACAATCGGGTCCACACAAAGGTGAGGCAAGGACGCGTGTCCCCCCGCCCCGGATATTTTAACAGTGAATTCACTGAGGGCGGACATCATCGGTCCGGGCCGGATCCCCACTATCCCCAAAGGCATCAAAGGGACAATGTGAAGGCCGAAAATGGACTCTACACCTTCCAGTATTCCGCTTTCTATAATGGGCCGGGCACCTCCCGGGGGGTTTTCCTCGGCGGGCTGAAACAACAGCATTATTTTGCCCTTCAAACTGTCCCGGTGTCTTTGTAACATGGAGGCCAGCCCTAAAAGTATGGCGGTATGCCCATCATGGCCGCAGGCGTGCATTACTCCGGGCACCGTGGAGGTGTAGGGCACATCACTTTCTTCCTGAATGGGCAGGGCGTCGATATCCGCCCTGAAGGCCAGGACCGGCCCGGGCCGGCCGGAATCTATTACGACGTAAACCCCTGTGCCCGCCACTCGCTTGCCCTCAATTCCCAGATCATCCAGTTTGGCCAGAATATATTCACAGGTCTTTTCCTCTTTGAAACCCAATTCCGGAAAGCGGTGCAGGTGGCGGCGAATACTCCTGCAATATTCCAATACATCGGTTGTCACATCCATCTAATGATCCTCCTTACGAAATTTGTATTGCATTTACTTCTTCCACATCCTTTAGGAAGCTATGCATTCCTATGCCAGTGGTATCCGGGTTGAGGTAAAACCCTTCACTATTTTGCCGTCGATTACAAAGACCACCGGAAAGCTATGTGCATTATGAAGCGCCGCGCAGTTTCCTGCGGTATCAATTGCCAGGATGCCCCCAATGATTTTCTCACCCACTAAGCGTTGGATGGCGGCAGTAGTGGCGGCCTGGAGGCTTATGCCCCGGGCGATCATATTCAAGACACAGGAAGCGGTCTGATTCCTGATAAAAGTTTCTCCCATTCCGGTACAAACAACAGCTCCATAAGATGAAGCATAAATTCCTCCCCCGATCACGGGGGTATCACTTACTCGGCCGGGGAGCTTTAAGAAAGTTCCCCCCGTGCTGGACGCCGCCGCAGAATATCCGTTCTTAACGGCAACGCAGCCGACCGTATCACAGGATTTGGGGAACCCGGTGAAGGCGCTGAATGGCTGATTTTGATTCCTTTCCTGGGCAGAAAGAGCCTTCTCCCAGAATCCGCGCTGTTGGTTCGTCACCGGGTTGAACGGAGCAAACCCCATATGCCGGGCGAAATGGGTAGCGCCTTTCCCCGCCAGGAGCACGTGGGGCGTTTCCTCCATGACCTTCCGCGCCACGCAGACCGGGTTTTTCACTTCCTGGATGGCGGCAACGGCACCACATCGGCCAGTCGCACCGTCCATAATGGCTGCGTCCATCTCCGCTTCCCCCTCAAGATTAAGCACCGAGCCATACCCGGCATTAAAGAGCGGGGTATCTTCCAAGGCCATGACCGACCTTTCCACCGCATCGAGGGGTCCGGCCTCCAGAGCCCGGTAACCGGCAAGAGCGGCCCGTCTGAGGGATGCCAGATAGGGCTTGGCACAACTGGTCTCTACACTTCCGTGGACAAGAATGGCTTTCATTTAATTGATCTTTTGGATCCCTGCAGGCTTATAAAGCCGACCGGTCAGAGTTGTAATGCCAGTCACAGGCATCCATATCTTTAATAAATTGGACTATGGTCTTTACCAAGGCCTCTTCCATCATCCGCCCCTTTTCCGCCGTGGCTTTTGTGGGATCGCCGGTTGCGCCACAGTCGGTCAACTCAGCAAAATTCCATTTGATGTCTATACCCTCCGGCAGTTTGGGCACTACACCTCGGGCGTGCTTCATCTCAATCAGCTCCGGGAAAAGGGCGAGGCCCATAGAGGTTTCCCCTTCTCCGGCATGGCCCATTCCGTCCCAGACCTCGAAGGTGTGGGGAGGAATCAGTTTTCCAGCGGTTATCCACCAGGCATCCAGTGAAGCGATCCTGACCTCCGGAAACTTTATTTTTATAGATCGGGTGGCTATCTCGATAGGTGAAATGTTGCCGTCATGGCCGTTCATAATAAAGATTTTTTTAATGCCGTTTTTGACCACCGAACGCAATATATCTTTGAGCAAGGCAATCAGCGTTTCAGGCTGCAAGCTGATAGCCAAAGGAAAATGAGAATAATGTTCGCTCATACCGACATTGACCGATGGCAATACAAGCAATCCCTTGACTTGCTCAGCCACCTTTTCGGCCAGAATGGTTGAGACATAAGTGTCCGTTCCGAAAGGCAAGTGAAAACCGTGATTCTCGCATGAACCGACGGCAATAATGGCTTTATCGTGTTTTTCTCCGTGCAGGTACTGGTTTCCGGTCATTTTTTGGAGAATACTCATAAAAAAGTCCTCCTTACTTAAAAATATTGGATTAGGGGTTAAGAATAAGCGGTTTCAGACGGGCGCATTTTCACCCATCCTTCTCTTTATGGATGAATTGCTTTAGTTTCATTACGGACTCTTTTATCTCGCTTGTCTTCACACCGATCATCATTATGTTTTGCGCCCTTTTTGCAAAAGCCTCCGAGATCAGGCCCATGAAAACGCCCTTTCCCTTTTCTTCCGCATTGTCTTTCGTGGTCGTTTCAATCCCACAACTTGGAGACCGGTTTATACCTACAACCCCAATGACTCTAAATCCATATGACCGGTAATCTTGTATCAGGGTCGCCACTTCTTCGGCCTTGACTCTTAATAGCTTTTGATTGACCATCTCACTCATTAGGTTTCCGATCCGCGTATTCTCTTCCAGCACTTGCCTTTTTCCTCCTTGCCGATCTCCCCTGTCAAGTCCAAGGCACATTACTTCCGGGCAAGGAAGCTGTAGGATCCCTATTTGATTTTTCATGATCAGATCTATGATCTCCCGGAATTGGCTCGGGCAGTCTGCTGTACCATCTGAGATGGAGTTCTGGTTGAGCAGACAGTGTGCAAGGATGATGATCTTCTTGCTCCTGTTATCGGCAAACATGAGAAGCTCCCTTTGCCCATCTGGCTTTTACACCAGATGGATTAAAAACACTTAAGCAAATAAAATAAAAAACGTACTAAAAGGTTGCTCAAAAAGTCCTATCTATCCCGCCAACGGCGGTATTGTCCTTATGCCTCCCCACTTTTCAGTGGGGCAGGCTTATGCGACGTACTTATGGTCGCTTCATTCCTCGTAATCCTGGTCACCTTGTATCCGGACTTTTTGAGCAACCTGTAAAAAATGAGCTTTTCCGCAAACTGCTGATAAATAAAGGCTATCTGCCCCTTTTCAGCAAACTGGCCGGAGAAAAATCATTATAGGTATACTTTTGGTCATTAACGGTTATCTCGGGGCTGTAATAGGTGGCCATGCCGAATTGAACATCAATGCCGAAAGCCCCATCCAATATCGGATATTTGATTCCCAA includes these proteins:
- a CDS encoding isoaspartyl peptidase/L-asparaginase codes for the protein MKAILVHGSVETSCAKPYLASLRRAALAGYRALEAGPLDAVERSVMALEDTPLFNAGYGSVLNLEGEAEMDAAIMDGATGRCGAVAAIQEVKNPVCVARKVMEETPHVLLAGKGATHFARHMGFAPFNPVTNQQRGFWEKALSAQERNQNQPFSAFTGFPKSCDTVGCVAVKNGYSAAASSTGGTFLKLPGRVSDTPVIGGGIYASSYGAVVCTGMGETFIRNQTASCVLNMIARGISLQAATTAAIQRLVGEKIIGGILAIDTAGNCAALHNAHSFPVVFVIDGKIVKGFTSTRIPLA
- a CDS encoding creatininase family protein yields the protein MSILQKMTGNQYLHGEKHDKAIIAVGSCENHGFHLPFGTDTYVSTILAEKVAEQVKGLLVLPSVNVGMSEHYSHFPLAISLQPETLIALLKDILRSVVKNGIKKIFIMNGHDGNISPIEIATRSIKIKFPEVRIASLDAWWITAGKLIPPHTFEVWDGMGHAGEGETSMGLALFPELIEMKHARGVVPKLPEGIDIKWNFAELTDCGATGDPTKATAEKGRMMEEALVKTIVQFIKDMDACDWHYNSDRSAL
- a CDS encoding DUF523 domain-containing protein encodes the protein MFADNRSKKIIILAHCLLNQNSISDGTADCPSQFREIIDLIMKNQIGILQLPCPEVMCLGLDRGDRQGGKRQVLEENTRIGNLMSEMVNQKLLRVKAEEVATLIQDYRSYGFRVIGVVGINRSPSCGIETTTKDNAEEKGKGVFMGLISEAFAKRAQNIMMIGVKTSEIKESVMKLKQFIHKEKDG
- a CDS encoding amidohydrolase, with product MDVTTDVLEYCRSIRRHLHRFPELGFKEEKTCEYILAKLDDLGIEGKRVAGTGVYVVIDSGRPGPVLAFRADIDALPIQEESDVPYTSTVPGVMHACGHDGHTAILLGLASMLQRHRDSLKGKIMLLFQPAEENPPGGARPIIESGILEGVESIFGLHIVPLMPLGIVGIRPGPMMSALSEFTVKISGAGGHASLPHLCVDPIVTGAQLVCTLQTVVSRRVDPVEPALLTVGRFSAGTVSSTIPGSAELSGCIHCHSEMVLSSMESDLRQMAEGVCGSVGASVSIDLKRQYPVLVNDERLTSLIEETAGQLLGSGNVARVSPVMACEDFAYYGRICPSVFFILGGGNPEKGFVYQNHNPRFDFDEEAMPLGIQIFLGAMERMWEK